Genomic window (Theileria annulata chromosome 4, complete sequence, *** SEQUENCING IN PROGRESS ***):
TAATGCCGAAGTTTTACTATCTTGCAGCACCATACTCGTTCTCGCCAGAGTACAATTCACTGTTCAACGAAGGCAAATTTAAGGAAATTTTAGCCATGTATAGCTACTACAAGTGGGGAACGGAAGTGGAAAGTAAATGTAAGCAGAACAACATTGACCGGAATAAAATACTCGAGGATATAGCAAGGTTTTATAACAAAATCAAAAACAGGTACTATAATAtccttaattttatttatatataattggGATTTAATTCATGATTATTTTAGTGATGATCGTGACATTGTATGCCTGGCGTACTACAAGTTGGCggtttattattacaatgTGGGAGATATGGGCAAATTCCTCTACCACCTGGAAGAGATGGTTAAAAACATAGTAATACCGGATGATTACACAAGGTTTGCAATGAACTTCGAAATAACCTTCACAAAGTCGTGCAAAAAGATCATCACAAACACGTGcaacatattaattaatatggTGTGCCAGGAAGTTCAAAGGTCTAAACATGTACAGGACCAGCATACAACCTCATTTAACGAATATTATCTAAACTTTTCACAAGGTTCTCTGGACCAAAGGAAAACAAAATCCAAGGTAAAAACGATTAAAAGGGGAGCAGGAACCTGGATATTCTCAGGAttagaaaaattagaaaagCTGGAGAATATTCACAGAATAATTGTAGCAATCATTGAAATGTTAGTTAAGTTGAATAAGAAATTTAAGGAATTACCTCAAGATAAGACAAACTCGTTACTGTTCTCAACATTAAACCACTcacaaaatttaattatcaaTACGCTATGTTACTGCTTCATGCTGCTGGTATACTCGTGTCCTCACGTGTTATCAGTGTCCACAATGTCCCGAGTTCTAAATATCGAAGACCTAATAGAAATTGCGAGATCtcaaaaaataatcaaaaataAGCCAAACCATGTCATGTTTATGTCCAAGACGCTGTGGAAACTTATAACAGCGAACTCTGGAAAGGATGATGTGTACCAATATCTGGAAACAAAAGGCATATTTCATCACTCAAGTATCTCTAGCGAATATAACAAATACTCCGCTACTTTGGATCTAAGAATCCTCAAGGATTTGTTCTACCTCTTGAACTTAAAACTCTACTTAAAACCCCTAGAAATAACAAACAAACTCTCTGAAATTTTCGTTGACGCCTGCAATAGGCTTCTCTACATGATGCCAGAAGACCCTTCACTCCTCACAAAATCTCAAGATATAACTCTCCCATCGGGAAGAACAGTGAAAATTAGCGACGAGTGGGCTCTTAATCAAAGAATCACAACAAGTCAAAAGGCAACCTCTGCATTCAACGAAGCCATCAATAAACcagtttaattttattgtaaatttacatattttgtattttaactaatttaaaataatttttaaacaaaatgtgtagataaaattatttaaagttaaaattaagtcCTGATTACTAGGATATTCATGAAGGTACAAATGTGTAGAGGAATCATCAACTTGAGTGTAAATTTAAGGAGGattcttttaataaaaagatCCTATGTCTCACTGGGATTCAAAAGCTCTAAATTCTCCACTTTCGAGACTAAAATAACCTCCCAAAATGACTCTGAGCTAACACATATCTTTGATCGTTTCAACACTTATCTGGAATCCGATTATAAACCTGTATATAAGAATGATGGGTTAGATTTTAAAGTCAAATTGGACCTCTGTGAGAACGTTTCTGAAGTTTGTAATCTTTTTAGTGAAAATAAGGGCAGAATAACTCCAAACGAACTCCTTAACCTTCTGTCCAAGGTTATTCAAATCAATTCTATAATTAGAAGCTCTAAAAACCATGATTCGGAAGATAACATTCCTATTCCAGATTTTAAGGCAGGCTTTGATTTTGAAGATAATGTGGACTATTTTCCTCCAGCTGATTTTTGTTCAGTATCACTAAACAACTTCAGGACAGTTAACATAAAGAGACTTGATCCGAGAGTTTCTGAGATTTTTATTCAGCTTGTAAACAAATCAGATAACTTGACAGTTGAGCAGATATTATACCTAAACAGGATCTGTGAGTTTATAAAAGGATATCACACTAAGGTAATTTTATCCTTTTCTGAGGACAAAATAACCCCAAGCATATATAAAATGGATGAAACAAACCTAATTAGGACTGCAATGGTCCTGGCCAGAAGGTCTGAGAACGTAGACTTTGTCAAAATGTTCATTTCAGAGGTCTTCAAGAAAATCCACCTTTTTAACAATTCTCAGAAAATGCTCCTGTTTCAGCTCATGTCAAATTCGTCAAAGTGTTCCAGCATCTTCTTAACTTGTTTCTCTGAGTATCTGGAGTATACAACTAAGTCTGATTGTAAACAGGTTTCCTCTCCACATTCAACTTTTACCGAGAGAGACTTCATTAGGTTCCTAACTTCCTATGCAAACAACCAGAAATGTATCTCCAAGGaactttttaaatatttattatccAAGTGTTTGGTTGCAGATTTAAATGAGCTGAAACTAGATGAGATTATGGACCTACTTTGGGTTTCAAACAAGTTCAACAGTGTTGACTTGTTCCTTCCCAAGGTCAAAGACTTTTTAGGCTCTAGTCTGGAGCAAATAGGCCCAAATAGACTAACAATGCTACTTTGGTGCTATAGTaattcaaatataatagatATCCAGTTCCATAAAAATCTTGAGGATGCTGCAATTTCACTTTCAGACCAGTTAACTACAAAGAACATCTCGTTATGTGCATATGGACTATCTCTCAAATCGgtactataattattatatttgtttttaataatttgatgtTGTAGGTTCCTGGTTCTGAGTCTAGATTCCTTAACACTATTCAAGGTATTTTCCCTATCACTCTTCATCATGATATTTTAGACGATATAGTCTCTAATATAATCCACTTCAACGGATTGGATTTGTCAATGCTGGCTTATTCATATTCTAGGCATCTTTGTGGCTCTAGTGTACTCCACCAATGTATTCAGGAAGGCTTAATCAATTATGTTGAGGATCTTCCAGCCGATTGCATAACCAGGGTGGTTTACTCTTACGCTAGGATTTCTGGAAAACAGTCCTTGTTCAACTCATTCGTCTATAGCATTTTCCAGAGAATGCATCAGTTTCCAATCCACGAGTTCGTTAAAGTTTTATGGTCGTACTTAGCAATGAAATTTTACGACCACAAATTCTGGACGACTTGCCTAGAAACCGTTGTAAACAAGTTTGACCTGATCATCAACGACAAGAGATGTTATCTTCTTTACCCTGTGATAAAAATACTAGTAAAACGTATGATTACCTAAGATTAtctatttatttagttatttcCACCAAAGTATACATTTTTTAGTGAAAATAACCCCTGAAACCAAGGACCTGACAAGGCTCGCTAACCATGTTTCTAAGTTCTTCTGGGACTCTCAACACAGAAATCAAACCAGTCAAGTTGTAAGCAAGGTGTTGGAGCTAATTCCTGAGGTCCACGACGTAGTTTTTGACTCCAACGAGGATAATTTCCTGGTCGATGTTACTTTTGGTAAAAGTGACGGGACCAGATATTCTGTCATGATATACAACTCTTCAAACATGTTTAATCAATGTCCAATTGCGGATTTGAGGTTAAAAGAGCTGTTCCTTTCAAACAAGGGtatattactaataatttataatattcttaGGCTACAATATCATTAGAGTTCTTGAGGACGTTTGGGTCAGCCTCGACACCAACGACCAAATCAAAGTCATTCAATCTCAgctttaaaattaatgcagtaaaataaaataattaattttatattaaatatatattttttaaattaaattaaaggGAAAAGGAATTTGTCTGCTGTGGGTACGTGTTTAAGCAGAAAAAGGGTCTGAAAGATTTCTTAATACTGATGCAAAGTATCCCGTTGCCGATTTTGAGCAAAACAGGGTTATCGTGAAAAATCTGAGTCTTGAAGCCAGTATCCTTACTGGAGTTAATTAAGGTGCCAAACTTTGACCTTGTATCCTTTATAATAAAACGGTCGTTCTGAAATAAAAGAGTTGAGTGGTTCCTACTCACTGAAATATCCGTCAACCTTATGTCAGACAGGTGTCCTCTGCCAATTATGGCAGGGTTCTTGGATAATGATACTATGAAATATCCCTTTTCGGTTACGTTTTCCGGCTCTAGCACTAAGTACGGTGGTTGTGGTTGCTCGATGTCAACAAAGTCGTGCTCCTTGTTGTCTATGCTGATTTTCGTTGGGTAAAGTGTTCCGCAGAGCTCACATGTAAGTTTTTGCCAGAAGAAGCTGGTGTTTGGCGTTCCCTCTGCATAGCAGTTCAGGCGTCCCTTAATCCATGACCTTATACAGCTAAGGTGTACGTAGGTCAAGGATCCTTTACACTTACACGGTGTTATCAGTGGACCACTCCCATCATCATTGCACAAACAAATTCGACACGTGTTTTCCATGTTTTCAGTGACTTTGgtctaaaaataaattagtttaGAACACAAAAGTTATTTACGTTAActaaaagaataaaaaaatacaattgTATCGGATGTTAGGTTCGTTCTCGTCGTTAAAATGTcataaaatgaattatttcCATCCTTAAGTCTTTTACTGTCCCTGTTAAGTGACGAATTTAAGTCAACATCTGTGTTACTCAACGCGACCATGGGGTCATCGTACTTTATGCTAATTGTCATTGGTTCTGTTACAGACTCGTTGTTACTAGCATTCAAACGGCTGTTGTTTGTGGCATCCGTTTCTTTTTTCGAATTATCTCCGTTCTCGCTAACAACAGAAACTGTTTGATTCGTTCTAGCtgagtttaaattttctgaGTCATTATCTGTTGACGCAATAGTATCTGGTTCGTCGGATATTAAATCATGTAGGTATGATAGTGGAAGACTTGAGTTGTATGCTAGGTGTCTCACTGTCAGTTTCACTCTTCCTAATTTGATTTCATCTCCCTCATTAAGTGCTATTGGCAGTGACGTTGCTGTTTTAAAATGCCCAAATATTCTTCTACACGCCTTGTCACTTATTAGTCTTAGTATTTCCCTCTCTACATTGAACACTGTTGGGTCTGGTGACGATACATAGATCTTTCCGTCCTCGCATGAGATCTTTACCATAATACTGCTTGTGTTGTTTGACTGGAGAAATGACACAGTCTTATCCTTTCCTGAAAAAACTCGACATAGTGCTCCTTCGGAAACCAAATATAAATCGGATGctacaaattattattttatatctaaattataattttatatgtaaatttatttattttatatctatattatgattttatttaactTTATTGTTATAACATACAGTAGAAGCCttttctaatatttaattggTGGCGATTAAAGTTTTTATGTTCAAAATCCAAAAGACCAGTGGACTCATTGATATAAGTAAGCCACCTAACCGTTAAATCGTGTGGAAACTTGAAGGAAATGCTCTTGTCAAATGACATGTCAGAAAGTCCAGTTATTGTACATGATAAATGAAAGGTTGTCTAaaaaaagataaaaattaaaggaaattattttttaaagcTGGTATTTTGGTTCAGACAATCTAGCAAccaaaataaaattaaaatgcCCAAATTCTAAAAGACAAAAACAACAGgttcaaattaaaaaacaaaatcatcaaaacccataataaacttaaaatagattaaaagaaatttattggaaaatgaaatacaatataaaattaatataatttgcaaaaattaaaacagGCGTAGTAAGTATAAATAAGGACACACCCAATACTGGATCTTATTaactttaatttattgtttttagtaaaaatatgatttttATTGTAAAAGCTACCAAAACtgtgtaattttatttttaatttcaagtATTTCCATCGACATCAGTTTTAACTGTAGGGTCATCTCGTCATCAATGTGTAAAAACAACTCTTAAATTTTGGAACTAAATTCAACTTAGcatgataattatttatttaatttttctttatttattttcaaccataaatatttattatattatataccaaTTTTTTTGTCCGAATCCATTACACAGTTCTAAAAATAACCCcaattattattgatttaCGATACACTTATatctatatattaaattttcgTATTAGTTGTTTTACTGATTGTATTGTTCATTCATTCTGGCTTTTACTCTGTTCCACCCCCATCTCTATTTGTATTTACTTAAATAATCGTTATTTTTTCaagttttattataattgaGTAGCTCTataaaaatagtttattatattatattttgtttGAAGGATTCCAATATTTGTTAATCTATTTTCCTAACAATCCTTCCAAACCACtttatattgaaattttaatctgattaaatttattttattaatcttTTCTAACACATTGTCTCTTCTATAATGAGTATTGGAGCCCCTATCAAACTATTGTACGAAGGCATAGGCCACGTTGTAACAGTTGAGCTTCAAAATTCTAACTTATATCGCGGAACTCTAGTAAGTCCATCAAAATCAACAAATAGTTATAGCTATTAAGTTATCagatatataatacatagtcgttattaattattattttagacAAATGTCGAAGATAATATGAACTGCTTGATGGAAGGTGTAGTTATGACAATGAAGGACGGAAGAACGCTAGCACTAGAGGTTAgttatatttgaaaatattataattttagcAAGTATACCTCAGAGGAGCCCAGATTCAGTTCATGATCTTCCCAGATATGCTGAGGCATGCTCCAATGTTCAAAGGAAACCCCAAGGATAGGGGAAAACAAGTCCTACCACAGATGGGAATGCCAATGAGACCAGGAATGCCACCAAACGTTCCAATGCCAGTAATGGgtaaaatgtaaatatcATCTATATTCTCCGAGTTTTCCAAATTTCCTCCAAGAATCCTATAACGAAATCATTTAATGTATTTCACCAACGTTCCTCAATGTTGATcaactttaaaatataataatgtttttaacatcgtaatattttattaaatgtgttCCAGTGTGTATACTTAGAATCACTGCAGCATTCTGTATTTATTGTATTGTTAATCTTaaaatgaagataatttaaattcataaatcatttcatatttttaaatttataatttatttaaattttgttgaTTATTGTACagtatttaaattttattaaataacaTCCAAACATGGTAAATCGCCCCTTTGATTTCGTTTAAACGTAATATTATCGCACAAAATGGATAAAATAGTCCAAATGTATTATAACTATGTATTTTCTCAAAATGTATGATACGCTTCACTCCAACAATTACAATTTGAATGATTCAACAATAGAAGAATTATCAAGGATTAAATTAACAAGCGATTGTTCGGACTCCTCACCTAATAATGATAGGAAAACACAGTCTGATGTATCAGAGCTGTTTTTGAAGGGGATATCTACCGATAATTATGGCAAGTTTTGCAAGTTATTCTCAAGAGTGTTGTTTAATGGAAGAAATACGTGTTCTAAAGAGTTTAAATATAGTTGTAgtttgaataatatattaggCAATAGTCAGAATAAACGGgaagaatttgaagatGACGGTGAGTTTGTGCAGGAGGAGTTTGACGGTTTCTTCTGGGACTCATTGGAATGGTTTGTGAGCGTTTTGGACGAATTAAACAGGTTTGAGTCACTGGGTTTTGGATTGCCATTCCTGTACAATAACCTGAAAACATATTCAGAAGCATTGGAACAAAACGAAATAGCTGAAAACAGTGAGGTGTTGAACCAAATTTCACACCTGAAAAGGTGGATTGactttataaatatatttagagATGCAAACAGCTCAATTTATACAACATACTTGTTACTGGAACGGATGGAAATGAAGTTAAACTACATCAAGTGCAAGTCCATTAAAGTTTTGCACCTAAAACTAAGCAATACACACAAGTCGTCTGCTTCTAGCAGTAGTGTGACCAGTAAGGTTGCACAGCAAAGCAACCTGTTTAGTCCACTTAATAGCCCATTCGAACATTTTGAATATACTCCAACAAATACACCCTCTAGTACTACAACAATCAGTGACAGGAGCGATATTGACCTTTTGCACGAAATATGGGACACCAAGCTGTGTAAAATGAGAATAATTGTATTCAACAAGTTCCGTAGATATATAATTCGGATAATTGATCAGTTGAAAAATCTGTACCCAAGAAACAACTACTACCAGCTAATACACTATATACTCTACAccaaaaataaacaaacaTTAGAAAAGTCTAGTGTGGCCACTGGAGATGTTATGGACAAAAGTGGGTCCGctgataataatatggaCTATGTTAAAGGGGAATCTGTGAATTCGGAGTTAGAGCCTGAGCCAGGTGAGGATATTCTGGATTATTTGAAGAGATATTACTCCTCCAAAAACATGAACGAGGAGAATGCAGAAAGTTACGTTCGAAGAATTATGGACCTTACTAACCGATTAATCCCGAAATTTGTCAAAGTAATTAAGAGGCTCCCAGTGTACTATGAAGCATACCTAAATGCATTGGTGTGTAACAATATACAGGATGGGATGTTTCAGCTCATATCTTCCTCAACAACTGACAGTAATTCAGCTAACCTGAACAACCAAATAAACTACAAAGATAAAGATAGTTATAGAGAGGGAAGAGATTCGTCAAGAGAAGAGTCTACCGACTATAAATGCTGGTTTTACAAGATAAACCTGATAATGGTGTTAAGTAGAACTAACTTGGAGCTCATAGACATGGTAAGGTGCTCATTTGGTGATTCTAGAAAACTTGTAGTATTTACACAAGGAACTCTAAAGGATTTGTTTACTTCACCAACacataattattctaatgACATGTATATGTTTAAGGAATCGATTAGGGATAAGGACACACTTATTAAGAATGACCGGGAGGATAAAACCCAAAAGGAGGACGAGGAGATCCTGAATACCATTTATTACTCATACAATAACTTAAACCAAGTTGTGAGTGAAGAAATAGATAAGTTTATACTCTTTCAGCTTCCCTCATTCAGTTGGTACCCAAAATTAGTCAAGTACCAACTACCGCTAAGTTCTGCCCAAACCTTCAATTACCCAACTAGTTGTGACGATTTGGGGCTGGGAGCCGATTTGATAACCTCACTGTCCACAGAATCAGAGTATGTTGAGTACCTTACACTGGAGGAGAAGGTCTGGGTTAATAGACTTAACATGTTCAACAGGGTGAATGAGAGAAACATACGTAATTTCTTGTTAAAGAGGAATAATAACACGCCCCAGGTTATTAAATACGATTCTTCGGGTCTTCTGAACACTCAAACAGTCCCATTCAACGTACTTCTAGACTACACCAATTATATACCAATCAAGTACATATATAGCCCCGAAGATGATGTAGATAAAGAGACCGAATTACAGAGAACTGGAACTACTTCTAATCATATTAATGGTAGAGTAGATAGACAAAACAAAAAGGATAAGGATGAGGAAAATGACTGGCTAATAAGATTGTTTAACAATAACAATAACAAGATAATGAAAAGCAATTGTATAGatattgaaattgaaaGAGATTTGTTCCCGGGGTTTTACTTgtttaacaattttaagCTGAACTGCCTAATACTCCCGATACATGAAAACACATTCCAAACCCATGAAACATTCATTAATTTCTCAAAATTGGTAAACAATAAAGTTGACCTGATCTACCCATCATACTCAAACCAAATcagtaaaataatttttaatacgGTTCCGATTCATGCGAAATCAGGGAGTACGGTAATGGATGAGCTTGATATgaataaagaaaaaaatgTTGAAGTTGATGGTTTTAACGGCTCGTTTAGAGGCAAATTTGGTGATTTTTTCACAACTCAACACACAAATTTGGTCATCGGAACAAGGGAAAGGATGACGGTGAATCTAGTGTTTCATTTGGTGTGCTGTGATACCACCATCAACGACGATATTAATCCCATAGAATACGCAGAGGATACTGAAGTCATTCTAAAGCATATGCAAAAAATACAGCCAATTTTAAACGGAATATCTAGTATTTTGTCGTTGTGCAACCAGTTCAGTGTACACACCGTCCACATTCCAGCTTCACTCAAGTGTTGTTATAAGGTTAATCAGTGCAATAGTCATGTCATACAATCTGATTTTCAGTACCAACCAAGTAATTTTGGCAGTTTCGCTTCTCAAAATTTCAATACCAAGGACTCCGTTTTCGAGTGTAACAGCGACTACGTAAGGTGCCTGGCTGTTGTTTCGCACATTGCATCCTTACTCAACAAAAACAAGTACTCGATAAAGAACTTTAACTTCATTTTCCCAAATCACCTCAAACATACGTTGTTACCCAAAACTGCGGCCAACATCCTAAGCTCCAGAGTCGACAcct
Coding sequences:
- a CDS encoding uncharacterized protein (Tap349h10.p1c.cand.132 - score = 43.78); amino-acid sequence: MKVQMCRGIINLSVNLRRILLIKRSYVSLGFKSSKFSTFETKITSQNDSELTHIFDRFNTYLESDYKPVYKNDGLDFKVKLDLCENVSEVCNLFSENKGRITPNELLNLLSKVIQINSIIRSSKNHDSEDNIPIPDFKAGFDFEDNVDYFPPADFCSVSLNNFRTVNIKRLDPRVSEIFIQLVNKSDNLTVEQILYLNRICEFIKGYHTKVILSFSEDKITPSIYKMDETNLIRTAMVLARRSENVDFVKMFISEVFKKIHLFNNSQKMLLFQLMSNSSKCSSIFLTCFSEYLEYTTKSDCKQVSSPHSTFTERDFIRFLTSYANNQKCISKELFKYLLSKCLVADLNELKLDEIMDLLWVSNKFNSVDLFLPKVKDFLGSSLEQIGPNRLTMLLWCYSNSNIIDIQFHKNLEDAAISLSDQLTTKNISLCAYGLSLKSVPGSESRFLNTIQGIFPITLHHDILDDIVSNIIHFNGLDLSMLAYSYSRHLCGSSVLHQCIQEGLINYVEDLPADCITRVVYSYARISGKQSLFNSFVYSIFQRMHQFPIHEFVKVLWSYLAMKFYDHKFWTTCLETVVNKFDLIINDKRCYLLYPVIKILVKLKITPETKDLTRLANHVSKFFWDSQHRNQTSQVVSKVLELIPEVHDVVFDSNEDNFLVDVTFGKSDGTRYSVMIYNSSNMFNQCPIADLRLKELFLSNKGYNIIRVLEDVWVSLDTNDQIKVIQSQL
- a CDS encoding uncharacterized protein (Tap349h10.p1c.C.cand.95 - score = 31.50;~SMART RINGv (SM00744) at aa 209-272, E()=4.62e-18; FHA (SM00240) at aa 320-370, E()=7.50e-05), producing MVKISCEDGKIYVSSPDPTVFNVEREILRLISDKACRRIFGHFKTATSLPIALNEGDEIKLGRVKLTVRHLAYNSSLPLSYLHDLISDEPDTIASTDNDSENLNSARTNQTVSVVSENGDNSKKETDATNNSRLNASNNESVTEPMTISIKYDDPMVALSNTDVDLNSSLNRDSKRLKDGNNSFYDILTTRTNLTSDTITKVTENMENTCRICLCNDDGSGPLITPCKCKGSLTYVHLSCIRSWIKGRLNCYAEGTPNTSFFWQKLTCELCGTLYPTKISIDNKEHDFVDIEQPQPPYLVLEPENVTEKGYFIVSLSKNPAIIGRGHLSDIRLTDISVSRNHSTLLFQNDRFIIKDTRSKFGTLINSSKDTGFKTQIFHDNPVLLKIGNGILCISIKKSFRPFFCLNTYPQQTNSFSL
- a CDS encoding snRNP protein, putative (SMART Sm (SM00651) at aa 8-73, E()=1.72e-10), whose translation is MSIGAPIKLLYEGIGHVVTVELQNSNLYRGTLTNVEDNMNCLMEGVVMTMKDGRTLALEQVYLRGAQIQFMIFPDMLRHAPMFKGNPKDRGKQVLPQMGMPMRPGMPPNVPMPVMGKM
- a CDS encoding uncharacterized protein (Tap349h10.p1c.cand.134 - score = 66.33); translated protein: MYFLKMYDTLHSNNYNLNDSTIEELSRIKLTSDCSDSSPNNDRKTQSDVSELFLKGISTDNYGKFCKLFSRVLFNGRNTCSKEFKYSCSLNNILGNSQNKREEFEDDGEFVQEEFDGFFWDSLEWFVSVLDELNRFESLGFGLPFLYNNLKTYSEALEQNEIAENSEVLNQISHLKRWIDFINIFRDANSSIYTTYLLLERMEMKLNYIKCKSIKVLHLKLSNTHKSSASSSSVTSKVAQQSNLFSPLNSPFEHFEYTPTNTPSSTTTISDRSDIDLLHEIWDTKLCKMRIIVFNKFRRYIIRIIDQLKNLYPRNNYYQLIHYILYTKNKQTLEKSSVATGDVMDKSGSADNNMDYVKGESVNSELEPEPGEDILDYLKRYYSSKNMNEENAESYVRRIMDLTNRLIPKFVKVIKRLPVYYEAYLNALVCNNIQDGMFQLISSSTTDSNSANLNNQINYKDKDSYREGRDSSREESTDYKCWFYKINLIMVLSRTNLELIDMVRCSFGDSRKLVVFTQGTLKDLFTSPTHNYSNDMYMFKESIRDKDTLIKNDREDKTQKEDEEILNTIYYSYNNLNQVVSEEIDKFILFQLPSFSWYPKLVKYQLPLSSAQTFNYPTSCDDLGLGADLITSLSTESEYVEYLTLEEKVWVNRLNMFNRVNERNIRNFLLKRNNNTPQVIKYDSSGLLNTQTVPFNVLLDYTNYIPIKYIYSPEDDVDKETELQRTGTTSNHINGRVDRQNKKDKDEENDWLIRLFNNNNNKIMKSNCIDIEIERDLFPGFYLFNNFKLNCLILPIHENTFQTHETFINFSKLVNNKVDLIYPSYSNQISKIIFNTVPIHAKSGSTVMDELDMNKEKNVEVDGFNGSFRGKFGDFFTTQHTNLVIGTRERMTVNLVFHLVCCDTTINDDINPIEYAEDTEVILKHMQKIQPILNGISSILSLCNQFSVHTVHIPASLKCCYKVNQCNSHVIQSDFQYQPSNFGSFASQNFNTKDSVFECNSDYVRCLAVVSHIASLLNKNKYSIKNFNFIFPNHLKHTLLPKTAANILSSRVDTF